The sequence below is a genomic window from Sphingobacterium sp. ML3W.
GCTTTGCAGTTCATGGTGTAGAAATTATTGATGATAAAGAAATTGTTGATGATAATGAAAAAGTAAATAAATCCTATTTGAAATTAATTTATAACACTTATTCATTTGATATGAAAGATGATATGAACTATTCGAATTTCAATAAATCTATTACGGGAATTTGGCTGATAACACCTAAAAAACTGTTTATCTTGTTGGTGAAAATAATATGTTTTTATCAGAAATGGAGGAAATTAACGCCAAGTTATCACGTGATATTGAGAATGCCATAACTTTCGTAGCCGGCAAAACGACTTAAACATTAATCCAAAAAGAGAAAAAATTTAAAACTCTGCCCTATCCAATTTGAACACGCAAAGATAGACCCATACTTGGTTTCATTATTTGTGGTAGAATGGAGATGGTAGATAACTATACAGATGCTATATCTACAAGAAAAGAACTAACGGCTCTTAAACTATAAATTTTAAAATTACGGTTAAGAAAATCTCAATCGAATATGATAAACATTTGATCAAAATTTAGAGTCATTTTATTGAATTGCTTTATGAAATCTTGGCCAATATTACCATAAAGCGTTTCCTTCTCATTTATTTTACTTTTCAAAAGTTGAACATCCTTTAACTCGATTTCCTTATTAAAAGCATTAAAAATTGGATTTAAAATATACCCATCAAATTCTTTTGCTCCAGCAGCACCGGCAAATTTTAATTTTGTAGCTGTATAGTGATTATCTATTTCCTTTTGCTTCTCTGCATAATAAGCTTGGTAAAGAATGGTTCGACTCGCTCCTTGTCAAAAGAATAACTTCTTCCTTCAATAGATATCAAAGGCGTTAAACCGTCTAATACCATATTGGAGTATTGGATGCTTTTTGTCTTTTTATTCTTTTTAGATCGCCTGGAAAAGCAGCAAAAGCGCTATTATTTTGAATCAACAAAAATAATAGCGCAAAGATTAGCATTTGCTTAGCGAGGGTAATAAATCCTTTACTGACGATGTGATCCAGGGACCATAATGTTCCAAAGGCCAGGATTATCCGTCTGAATGACCCTAACATAAGGGTATTTATTCAGAAACAAGTCGTAAACCGTATTTCCATTCCGAAGAGCCTGTTCATCTGTATCACCTAGACTATTTAACCATAAAATAACACCTTGATCTTTAAACTTTAGTAATTCATCCGAGTTATCGAACGAGTGATCAATATGGACAATTGAAGTCCGTTTAGACTCTAAAATCTCATGCAGATCGCTCATTTTTCGTGCACGCGGAAAAAGAGTGATACGAGGATTAAGCTTATAGATATTTTCCATTTCTTTGTGGTCATATAGAAAAAAAAGAACTTCGTCTTCCATGTTTTCTGCAACAATCAATTCAAAAGTTTTTGCAACATACTTTTTGTTTTCTTCTTTAAAATCAATATCCAAGATAATTTTCCCTTTACATAGGCGCAGCACTTCTGTCAACGTTGGCACGCGATAGTTAGTGGTCGCACCTGCTGGTGAATCCCGTAAATACAGGTTCTCTATTTCAGAATAGGTCAGATGACTCACTTTTCCCTTACCTGTAGTTGTGCGGTCTACAGTACCATCATGCATCAAAATAAGCACACCATCTTTAGTACTACGAATATCGAGCTCCACGATAGAGACACCTAACTTTATCGCCTCCAAAATGGAGGGAATTGAATTCTCAGGAAATTGCTTGTGTGCCCCGCGGTGAGCAGCAATATGCAGTTCTTTTGCCGACAACTTTGTCAATAGGCGATCGGATTGTGCATAAACAACTGAAAACAAAACGCCTGAAGATACCAACAGAACACGTAGAGCAGTTAATATATGTATCATGTTATTTCTTAGCGAGTTCGAATGAATCAAACAACTGTCCATTCAGTTTATAGCTTGAAAAGTATAGCTTACTATCTGTAACCCGAATAACTTGGTAGAGCTGTGTCTGCGCACCTGATACTTCCATCCAGCGTTCCGAATCGGAACCATACATCTTTGGTCCTGCCACAGAAAGGAGATATACCGGACGAACTTTACCAGCTGTACCTCTTGCATAAGTATGATCATGTCCCTGCAATACCAGATCAACTCCATACTTTTCGAAAATAGGTTTAAAACGCTCACGTAGGATGATGTTGTCTCTATTTTTTGCTGTTGAATAAACCGGATGATGCATCACAACAATATTCCATTTGGCTTTTGAGGATGCCAAAACCTCAGCTAACCATTCTTCTTGTCTTCTAGCTGCTACAGAATCTAGCATGATTAATTGTGAATTTAATGAGATCATGCGCACATCCTGATACTCTACATAATATACCGCATCCTGCATACCTACAGGGCCATTTTTAGGAAGATTAAAATGCATTTTCCAATGCGGATCTAATACCAACTGCTCCAAAGAATCTCTGCGGTATTCATGATTACCAGGAGTAGGTATAGCTGGTATCATCTGATGGATAAACCCGGCTCCTTCATGCCATTCTCCCCATTCGCTATCGTTATTTGAACGATTAATCAGATCACCGGCATGAACAATAAAACGTGCATTAGGTTCCTGTTGAAAAGCTTTGCGAATGGATCGGGACCATCGCGAACGTAAATCATTCTGCGCATCGCCCAGGTAAATAAACGAAAAATCACCCTTTATATCAGCTGTACGAAACTGATTCCAAGCACTCCAATTCGTGCCATCCCCTACGCGGTAGACATATACAGTACCAGCCTTTAGTCCTTGAAACGAAACTTGCCCATAGTTGTCAGCCGTATTGCCCTCAATTTTTAATTGACTCGTTACGCCCATTACCGTCTGCGCTGCTTGCTCCAGATCGGGGCTACTCTGCTCTTCGACAACCTGTCCCACAGCTTTATTAGAAGCACCATTTATTCTCCAGGTGACAGACTGTGTGGTTGATGGATTATCTGACCACGTCAACGTGATACGATCAGGATATAGCCCACGATCGCTAGTTTGTGCTGTTCCTATACATAGGACACAGCATAGACTCAAGGATAAAATTAAATTCTTTAAAATCATTATGATCGATATTAATTGTTTGTATATATGATTACCATGGTTTATTCGTTCCTTGTAGCAACCAGGACTTGGACCATGCACTATTTTCATTATCTGCTTGAGAGTAGGCCGTTTTTTCAATTCGACCCAAGGCTTCTGTCGCATTTTTTTGATTAACACTCATTTCATTCTGCATATAAGGAATGCGTAATGGCAGTTGAGAACGAATGGCTGCAGGTCCGGCTTTCAATTGCGGATAGCCCGTTCTTCGATAATCAAACCAGGCTTGTGATGCTGTAGACCAATTAGAAATCCATTTCTGCTCCATAATCTGTGCTTGTGTATTATTAAAAGCAACGCCAGGCTTTTGAATATATTCGCTATACTCATTTTCTTTTCCCCAAGTAGCAAGCGAATTGCGCACACCTTGCTCATAATAGGTCTTAGGAGACTCGGGCAATGCCCATCCTTTCCAAGCCGCTTCAGCCAAAATAAAACTTACTTCAGATGCTGCGAGTAGTCGAGCTTTCAGTATTTCCCCTTTTGCTGCCTTATAGCTATCATGGAGGTAAGAAACATGCGGATTCATCGATGTTTGTCCAGGGCTCGGATTGAGATTATAGGCTGATGGGTTTTTAGAAACACTGGGTGGCAATCCTACGTATTCCGCATCAACGTCCACAGTAATACCTTTGACCACATCGGGTGAAACAATACGGACACCATTCACGATTCGATCGGTTCCACTTGGTTCTGTCGAACGAATC
It includes:
- a CDS encoding purple acid phosphatase family protein — its product is MILKNLILSLSLCCVLCIGTAQTSDRGLYPDRITLTWSDNPSTTQSVTWRINGASNKAVGQVVEEQSSPDLEQAAQTVMGVTSQLKIEGNTADNYGQVSFQGLKAGTVYVYRVGDGTNWSAWNQFRTADIKGDFSFIYLGDAQNDLRSRWSRSIRKAFQQEPNARFIVHAGDLINRSNNDSEWGEWHEGAGFIHQMIPAIPTPGNHEYRRDSLEQLVLDPHWKMHFNLPKNGPVGMQDAVYYVEYQDVRMISLNSQLIMLDSVAARRQEEWLAEVLASSKAKWNIVVMHHPVYSTAKNRDNIILRERFKPIFEKYGVDLVLQGHDHTYARGTAGKVRPVYLLSVAGPKMYGSDSERWMEVSGAQTQLYQVIRVTDSKLYFSSYKLNGQLFDSFELAKK
- a CDS encoding glycerophosphodiester phosphodiesterase family protein — protein: MIHILTALRVLLVSSGVLFSVVYAQSDRLLTKLSAKELHIAAHRGAHKQFPENSIPSILEAIKLGVSIVELDIRSTKDGVLILMHDGTVDRTTTGKGKVSHLTYSEIENLYLRDSPAGATTNYRVPTLTEVLRLCKGKIILDIDFKEENKKYVAKTFELIVAENMEDEVLFFLYDHKEMENIYKLNPRITLFPRARKMSDLHEILESKRTSIVHIDHSFDNSDELLKFKDQGVILWLNSLGDTDEQALRNGNTVYDLFLNKYPYVRVIQTDNPGLWNIMVPGSHRQ